A window of the Lactuca sativa cultivar Salinas chromosome 5, Lsat_Salinas_v11, whole genome shotgun sequence genome harbors these coding sequences:
- the LOC111889570 gene encoding probable methyltransferase PMT6 has product MGGFPLSPSALDSKSGKLILLVLLVMTASFYTGTFFGRNSSNSPSIESPSSSETIDALTFSNKVTLTHRKSPIIIPESGMNICPIEYNEYIPCHDPSYIKELTPSLDLSKREDLERHCPPLERRLFCLIPPPQDYKIPVKWPTSRDYVWRSNVNHTRLSQVKGGQNWVHEKDQLWWFPGGGTHFKHGASEYIQRLGNMTTNETGDLRVNGVYQVLDVGCGVASFSAYLLPLNIQTMSFAPKDGHENQIQFALERGIGAMISALATKQLPYPSHSFEMVHCSRCRVDWHENDGILLKEINRLLRPNGYFVYSAPPAYRKDKDYPIIWDKLVKITSGMCWKLIAKKVQTAIWIKEGDQSCLQHNVEEKIINICDDSVDDNNKPSWKTPLRNCVSLGPTSDPQKLPPIPQRYSVYSESLDNLGFTQEKFLSDTLYWHDQVREYWRLMNVDDTSIRNVMDMNALYGGFAVAFSTWPVWVMNVVPSTMNNTLSAVYERGLIGAFHDWCEPFSSYPRTYDLLHSSYLFSHYGNHQDGCLLEDVMLEMDRLIRPQGFIIIRDDESIISRIRDIAPKFLWEVNLHKLENQQKQLESVLICQKKFWTII; this is encoded by the exons ATGGGCGGATTCCCTTTATCCCCATCAGCCCTGGATTCGAAATCAGGGAAGCTCATACTGTTGGTTCTTCTAGTAATGACTGCGTCTTTCTATACCGGAACTTTTTTCGGCCGCAATTCTTCAAATTCTCCATCAATAGAATCTCCATCATCTTCAGAAACAATAG ATGCTCTTACTTTTAGTAACAAGGTTACTCTCACTCACCGTAAGTCACCCATTATAATTCCAGAATCCGGGATGAACATATGCCCTATAGAATACAATGAGTATATTCCATGTCATGATCCTTCTTATATAAAAGAATTAACACCAAGTTTAGATCTTTCCAAGCGAGAAGATTTGGAAAGACATTGCCCTCCATTAGAACGACGTTTATTTTGCTTAATACCTCCACCACAAGATTACAAGATTCCAGTGAAATGGCCAACAAGTCGAGACTACGTATGGAGAAGCAACGTGAATCATACACGTCTTTCTCAAGTAAAAGGTGGCCAAAATTGGGTGCATGAAAAGGATCAACTATGGTGGTTTCCAGGTGGTGGGACCCATTTTAAACATGGAGCTAGTGAATACATTCAAAGATTAGGAAATATGACAACCAACGAAACAGGTGATCTTCGTGTTAATGGGGTATATCAGGTTCTTGATGTTGGTTGTGGAGTTGCTAGCTTTTCTGCATATCTTCTTCCTTTAAATATACAAACCATGTCATTTGCTCCCAAAGATGGCCATGAAAATCAAATCCAGTTTGCTTTAGAACGTGGGATTGGTGCTATGATTTCTGCTTTAGCTACAAAACAGCTTCCATATCCAAGTCATTCCTTTGAAATGGTTCATTGTTCAAGATGTCGTGTTGATTGGCATGAAAATG ATGGAATTCTACTAAAAGAAATAAATCGACTTCTTCGACCAAATGGATATTTTGTGTATTCAGCTCCTCCAGCTTACAGAAAAGACAAAGATTATCCTATTATCTGGGATAAGTTAGTGAAGATAACTTCCGGAATGTGCTGGAAGCTTATTGCTAAGAAAGTTCAAACAGCAATATGGATAAAGGAAGGTGATCAATCATGCCTTCAGCACAATGTAGAGgagaaaattataaatatatgtGATGATTCTGTAGATGATAACAATAAGCCTTCATGGAAAACACCATTGAGGAATTGTGTTTCATTGGGCCCCACTTCAGATCCTCAAAAACTCCCTCCTATACCACAACGTTATTCGGTGTATTCAGAAAGTCTTGATAATTTAGGTTTCACACAAGAGAAGTTTCTTTCAGACACCCTTTATTGGCATGATCAAGTTCGTGAGTATTGGAGGTTGATGAATGTTGATGATACTTCAATTAGAAATGTAATGGACATGAATGCCCTTTATGGTGGATTTGCAGTTGCTTTTAGTACTTGGCCTGTTTGGGTAATGAATGTAGTTCCTTCAACAATGAATAATACTTTATCAGCCGTTTATGAACGTGGTCTTATAGGTGCTTTTCATGATTG GTGTGAGCCATTTTCATCATATCCAAGAACATATGATTTGTTGCATTCAAGCTATCTCTTTTCTCACTATGGAAACCATCAAGATGGTTGCTTATTGGAAGATGTGATGCTAGAGATGGATCGTTTGATAAGACCTCAG GGTTTTATTATTATCAGAGATGATGAATCCATTATATCTAGAATAAGAGATATTGCTCCCAAGTTCCTATGGGAAGTTAATTTGCATAAACTCGAAAATCAACAAAAGCAATTAGAATCCGTGTTAATTTGCCAAAAGAAGTTCTGGACAATCATCTAA
- the LOC111889568 gene encoding nuclear intron maturase 3, mitochondrial: protein MLLYFRRTTASLRIFPSPFLSPARFLSALQATLSPPEKPNSVTTQPLTKPQLTTIVLAQYHHGKFSNLLQNIISSPSVLLTACHNLIHGGPNSHAPPSIDSISSNFFSITDLSEEICQNRFDFDSCILKMANKGEPISLALPNLKLKVLIESIRMVLEVIYDDRFATFSYGGRVGMGRHTAIRYLKNTVENPSWWFTVSFNNKTEFSIENTNKLCLIIEEKIKDEMFIDIIKRLIISKVISLDLGGCYLGKGLPQECGLNSILINIYLNPFDQRLQELRLHINKKNPESRLIEEDESNHVFHKPLKIYAVRYLDEILVITSGSKGLTMNLKNQVVQFLDKNLCLEIDRGKTVIHSAVSEEITFLGMDLRAVTPSVLHPPMSEKAIRAKKKYLRQKEVRLQELKNRRETNRKKLAMKIFTHVYKKLKTSNGFKFDFKIEKQIREIFDTWACETVDEFLNSIEERAPVYRNLSGGDFLSLKRIRDQLPEELIQSYDNFQEKVDKYLNPIKAREKLLNIKMKQEQEEEEKYTERTVKDLTQLLIKVDAPEKSIKKSVKLAGFTNDMGRPRPITLLTVLEDIDIIKWYTGIGKRWLNYYSCSRNFKFVKTIVSYHLRFSCLLTLAEKHESSKREAIRHYTKDLRVFDVDGSEEFWFPSEREIKMMGDKNLVDPKPVDGVLSMVLIRLAFDEGLYRCGAHFCERFDTIVYRIRLLDRGLNLDEKCWVFDRMCVVLCSDHVSEMYVGELTLQDVDYSSLMCI from the coding sequence ATGCTTTTATATTTCCGGCGAACCACCGCTTCATTGCGTATATTTCCCTCTCCTTTTCTTTCTCCGGCAAGGTTCCTCTCAGCACTTCAGGCCACTCTCTCTCCACCGGAAAAACCAAACTCCGTCACAACACAACCCCTAACAAAGCCCCAACTCACAACCATAGTCCTCGCTCAATACCACCATGGCAAATTCTCCAACCTTCTCCAAAACATCATCTCTTCACCCTCCGTCCTCCTCACAGCCTGCCACAACCTCATCCATGGCGGCCCAAACTCACATGCACCACCTTCTATCGACTCAATCTCATCTAATTTCTTCTCAATCACGGATCTGTCTGAAGAGATCTGCCAAAACAGATTCGATTTCGACTCATGCATCCTCAAAATGGCAAACAAAGGTGAACCAATTTCTCTCGCTCTTCCTAACTTGAAACTTAAGGTCTTGATTGAATCCATTAGAATGGTTTTAGAAGTTATATATGATGATCGTTTTGCAACTTTTAGCTATGGTGGTCGTGTGGGTATGGGTAGACACACTGCAATTCGTTATCTAAAGAACACTGTGGAAAACCCCTCTTGGTGGTTTACTGTTTCATTCAACAATAAAACGGAATTCAGTATAGAAAACACAAACAAACTATGCTTGATTATAGAAGAAAAAATCAAAGATGAGATGTTCATTGATATAATCAAGAGGTTGATCATATCAAAAGTAATTTCCCTTGATTTGGGTGGATGTTATTTAGGAAAAGGGCTCCCTCAAGAATGTGGGTTGAATTCAATCTTGATTAACATCTACTTGAACCCATTTGATCAAAGATTACAAGAATTACGTCTTCATATCAACAAAAAAAACCCTGAATCTAGATTGATTGAAGAAGATGAAAGTAATCATGTTTTCCATAAACCCTTAAAGATATACGCTGTTAGGTACTTAGATGAAATACTTGTAATCACATCCGGATCAAAGGGCTTAACCATGAATTTAAAGAATCAAGTTGTTCAATTTCTAGACAAGAATTTGTGTTTAGAGATAGATAGGGGTAAAACCGTCATTCACAGTGCGGTGTCTGAAGAAATTACGTTTTTGGGCATGGATCTTCGGGCAGTAACGCCCTCGGTTTTGCATCCTCCAATGTCGGAAAAGGCAATAAGGGCGAAAAAAAAGTACTTAAGACAAAAAGAAGTAAGACTTCAAGAACTTAAAAACAGAAGAGAAACAAATCGGAAAAAACTTGCTATGAAAATCTTTACACATGTCTATAAAAAACTTAAAACAAGCAACGGATTCAAATTCGATTTCAAAATCGAAAAACAAATTCGGGAAATTTTCGACACGTGGGCTTGCGAAACCGTTGATGAGTTTTTAAATTCAATAGAAGAACGCGCACCCGTGTATCGAAATCTCTCGGGTGGAGACTTTTTATCTTTAAAAAGAATCCGAGACCAACTTCCGGAAGAATTAATACAATCTTATGATAATTTTCAAGAAAAAGTTGACAAGTATTTGAACCCGATAAAAGCACGAGAGAAGTTACTAAATATAAAAATgaaacaagaacaagaagaagaagaaaaatacACCGAAAGAACAGTCAAAGATTTGACCCAACTTCTTATAAAAGTCGATGCACCCGAAAAATCGATAAAAAAATCCGTAAAATTAGCGGGATTCACGAATGACATGGGTCGCCCGAGACCTATCACTTTACTCACGGTTCTTGAAGATATCGATATCATTAAATGGTACACGGGTATCGGAAAAAGATGGCTAAATTACTATTCGTGTTCTAGAAACTTCAAGTTTGTGAAAACGATTGTGAGTTATCACTTGCGATTTTCGTGTTTATTAACTTTAGCTGAGAAACACGAATCAAGTAAACGAGAAGCTATTCGACATTACACGAAAGATTTGAGGGTTTTTGATGTTGATGGAAGTGAAGAGTTTTGGTTTCCTAGTGAAAGGGAGATTAAGATGATGGGGGATAAGAATCTTGTGGATCCGAAACCCGTGGATGGGGTTTTGAGTATGGTGTTGATAAGATTGGCATTTGATGAGGGTTTGTATCGATGTGGTGCGCATTTTTGTGAGAGATTTGATACGATTGTGTATCGTATTCGGTTGTTGGATCGAGGTTTGAATTTGGATGAGAAGTGTTGGGTTTTTGATAGGATGTGTGTTGTGTTGTGTTCGGATCATGTTAGTGAGATGTATGTTGGTGAACTTACGCTACAAGATGTTGACTATTCGAGCTTGATGTGTATTTGA